From a region of the Streptomyces sp. NBC_01454 genome:
- a CDS encoding DUF5937 family protein, with the protein MANVIDITGLPPERVVFSPSPLAELGAALHALSEPGHHPGLHGWVTATTAALHTDLADRLCEADFLWRSSRSDILLPARPGATLAGELDELDTIDDERFVAAAFEITCSASYTRCTPSPLVDPDERARVREMAAARGPRQAAFTDRMLTDPDGLRRWLRRLFEDCEEAFFGDIWRRVGIQLAADARHKTELLRHKGLAETLSETSRALTLEVDRDGGGATRILVDKLAQGRTTAFANPADPGVTFLPTSFGWPHLLFSHAPGWRPVLQYPVAGTELPAPAALELVQQRLEALAHPMRMQLCRSLSRGPHTTGELAHAYGITPPEVSRHIATLKKAGLIQTRRRGRYVLHQLNLQTVARLGSDFLEGVLR; encoded by the coding sequence ATGGCCAACGTCATCGACATCACCGGGCTCCCGCCGGAGCGCGTCGTCTTCTCCCCGTCCCCGCTGGCGGAACTGGGCGCCGCGCTGCACGCGCTGTCCGAGCCCGGGCACCACCCCGGGCTGCACGGCTGGGTCACCGCCACCACCGCGGCACTGCACACCGACCTCGCCGACCGGCTGTGCGAGGCGGACTTCCTGTGGCGCTCCTCCCGCTCCGACATCCTGCTGCCGGCCCGGCCCGGGGCGACGCTGGCCGGGGAGCTGGACGAGCTGGACACCATCGACGACGAACGGTTCGTGGCCGCGGCGTTCGAGATCACCTGCTCGGCGTCCTACACCCGCTGCACGCCCTCGCCCCTGGTCGACCCGGACGAGCGGGCGCGGGTACGGGAGATGGCCGCCGCACGCGGCCCTCGGCAGGCGGCCTTCACCGACCGGATGCTCACCGATCCCGACGGCCTGCGGCGGTGGCTGCGCCGGCTGTTCGAGGACTGCGAGGAGGCGTTCTTCGGGGACATCTGGCGCCGGGTGGGCATCCAGCTGGCGGCCGACGCCCGGCACAAGACCGAACTGCTGCGCCACAAGGGCCTGGCCGAGACGCTGTCCGAGACCTCGCGCGCGCTGACCCTGGAGGTCGACCGGGACGGCGGCGGCGCCACCCGCATCCTGGTCGACAAGCTGGCCCAAGGGCGTACGACGGCGTTCGCGAACCCCGCGGATCCGGGCGTCACCTTCCTGCCGACGTCGTTCGGCTGGCCGCATCTGCTGTTCAGCCATGCCCCGGGATGGCGCCCGGTGCTCCAGTACCCGGTCGCCGGAACGGAGTTGCCGGCGCCGGCCGCACTGGAGCTGGTGCAGCAGCGGCTGGAGGCCCTGGCGCATCCGATGCGGATGCAGCTGTGCCGTTCGCTGTCGCGGGGGCCGCATACGACGGGGGAGCTGGCGCACGCGTACGGGATCACCCCGCCGGAGGTGTCACGGCACATCGCCACGCTGAAGAAGGCCGGGCTGATCCAGACGCGGCGCCGTGGGCGCTATGTACTGCACCAGCTGAATCTCCAGACGGTGGCCAGGCTGGGCAGCGACTTCCTTGAGGGCGTACTGCGTTGA
- a CDS encoding response regulator transcription factor, translating into MTIRVMLVDDQVLLRTGFRMVLAAQPDMEVVAEAGNGVEALEVLRATQVDVILMDVRMPHLDGVETTRRICAGGQPEGGPKVLILTTFDLDEYAFSALKAGASGFMLKDVPPGDLLAAIRAVQSGDAVVAPSTTRRLLDRFTPMLPASSAEPSRPELGRLTDREREVLLLVAQGLSNGEIAARLVLSEATVKTHVGRILTKLNLRDRVQAVVLAYETGVVRAGGAGAQGERG; encoded by the coding sequence ATGACCATCCGAGTGATGCTCGTCGACGACCAGGTGCTGCTGCGCACCGGATTCCGGATGGTGCTGGCCGCACAGCCGGACATGGAAGTCGTCGCGGAGGCGGGGAACGGGGTGGAGGCGCTGGAGGTACTGCGCGCCACCCAGGTCGACGTGATCCTCATGGACGTCCGTATGCCGCATCTGGACGGGGTGGAGACCACCCGCCGGATCTGCGCCGGCGGACAGCCGGAAGGCGGCCCGAAGGTGCTCATCCTGACCACCTTCGACCTGGACGAATACGCCTTCTCCGCGCTGAAGGCCGGGGCCAGCGGCTTCATGCTCAAGGACGTGCCGCCCGGTGACCTGCTCGCCGCGATCCGTGCCGTGCAGAGCGGCGACGCGGTCGTCGCCCCGTCCACCACCCGCCGGCTCCTCGACCGCTTCACGCCGATGCTGCCCGCCAGCTCCGCCGAGCCCTCCCGGCCCGAGCTGGGACGGCTGACGGACCGGGAGCGGGAGGTGCTGCTGCTGGTCGCCCAGGGCCTGTCGAACGGGGAGATCGCGGCGCGGCTGGTTCTCTCCGAGGCCACGGTCAAGACGCATGTGGGCCGCATCCTCACCAAGCTGAACCTCCGGGACCGCGTCCAGGCGGTGGTTCTCGCCTACGAGACGGGAGTGGTGCGGGCCGGGGGAGCGGGGGCTCAGGGGGAGCGGGGCTGA
- a CDS encoding sensor histidine kinase, translating to MQRLYDFLRRHPTGVDSFWAVVLLGFSSLPLVLDGVGSMHLAATVLFTLGLCLVVALRRKAPVKMLLLTAAIGVGQLIVGVKPNLSDFGMLVIAYTVASAPAAPRWASRCALAGAVVGPALSFWRYSGDDGQSLRMSILSAVLLTVPFILAWVLGDSMRTRRAYWAQLEERAARLEKEREAQSRIAVAAERARIARELHDVVAHNVSVMVVQADGAAYVLDAAPEQTRQALETISGTGRQALAEMRRLLGVLRTGEQSESGEYVPQPGVEQLSDLMDQVRGAGLPVDFRVEGEPRELPSSVELTVYRIAQEALTNTRKHGGPHVRATVRVSYRDEDLELLVEDDGRGAQQECYEEGGADGLGHGLIGMRERVGMVGGSLTAGPRPGGGFRIVAVLPLKPAR from the coding sequence GTGCAGCGTCTCTACGACTTCCTCCGCAGACACCCGACGGGAGTGGACTCCTTCTGGGCGGTCGTGCTCCTCGGGTTCAGCAGCCTGCCGCTCGTGCTCGACGGTGTCGGAAGCATGCACCTGGCCGCAACCGTGCTCTTCACCCTGGGCCTCTGCCTGGTGGTGGCGCTGCGCCGCAAGGCCCCCGTGAAGATGCTGCTGCTGACGGCCGCCATCGGCGTGGGGCAACTGATCGTCGGCGTCAAGCCCAACCTCAGCGACTTCGGGATGCTCGTGATCGCCTACACCGTGGCGTCCGCACCTGCCGCCCCCCGCTGGGCCTCCCGCTGTGCCCTGGCCGGTGCCGTCGTCGGTCCCGCCCTGTCGTTCTGGCGTTATTCGGGTGACGACGGCCAGTCGCTGAGGATGAGCATCCTCTCCGCCGTCCTGCTCACCGTGCCGTTCATCCTGGCCTGGGTGCTCGGCGACTCCATGCGCACCCGCCGCGCCTACTGGGCGCAGCTGGAGGAGCGGGCCGCACGGCTGGAGAAGGAGCGCGAGGCACAGTCCCGGATCGCGGTCGCGGCCGAGCGCGCCCGTATCGCCCGCGAACTGCACGATGTCGTCGCCCACAACGTCTCGGTGATGGTCGTCCAGGCCGACGGCGCCGCGTACGTCCTCGACGCCGCCCCCGAACAGACCCGGCAGGCCCTGGAGACGATCTCCGGCACGGGGCGCCAGGCGCTGGCCGAGATGCGCCGGCTGCTCGGGGTCCTGCGCACCGGCGAACAGTCCGAGAGCGGCGAATATGTGCCGCAGCCCGGCGTCGAGCAGCTCAGCGACCTCATGGACCAGGTGCGCGGCGCGGGGCTGCCGGTCGACTTCCGGGTCGAGGGCGAGCCGCGGGAGCTGCCCAGCAGCGTGGAGCTGACCGTCTACCGCATCGCCCAGGAAGCCCTCACCAACACCCGCAAACACGGCGGCCCCCACGTCCGCGCGACCGTCCGCGTCTCCTACCGGGACGAGGACCTCGAACTCCTCGTCGAGGACGACGGACGCGGCGCGCAGCAGGAGTGCTACGAGGAGGGCGGCGCGGACGGCCTTGGCCACGGCCTGATCGGCATGCGGGAACGCGTCGGCATGGTCGGCGGCAGCCTGACCGCGGGGCCACGGCCGGGCGGCGGCTTCCGGATCGTCGCCGTACTCCCGCTCAAACCCGCCCGATGA